A single Cytophagia bacterium CHB2 DNA region contains:
- a CDS encoding four helix bundle protein, giving the protein MAQYEHLPIYKKAYDLTVYIETVVRSFSRYHKYTLGTELRNLSREVLRLIRAANNSEERAPLLQQNRERLEDLKITVRLCKDLKAFANFNAFEQCINQVVDICRQNEGWLRTTLQKGGRPESAVHDREQAERADR; this is encoded by the coding sequence ATGGCGCAATACGAGCATCTCCCCATTTACAAAAAGGCGTACGATCTCACGGTGTACATCGAAACCGTGGTGCGCAGCTTCAGCCGCTACCACAAATATACCCTCGGCACGGAGCTCCGTAATTTGAGCCGCGAAGTGCTGCGCCTCATCCGCGCCGCCAACAACTCGGAAGAACGGGCGCCGTTGCTGCAGCAAAACCGCGAGCGGCTCGAAGATTTGAAGATCACTGTGCGGCTGTGCAAGGATTTAAAGGCTTTTGCCAATTTCAATGCATTCGAACAGTGCATCAATCAGGTGGTGGATATTTGCCGGCAGAACGAAGGCTGGCTGAGAACAACGCTGCAAAAAGGCGGACGGCCGGAATCCGCTGTTCACGACCGTGAGCAGGCGGAGCGCGCCGACAGATGA